In the genome of Desulfovibrio desulfuricans, one region contains:
- a CDS encoding FAD-binding oxidoreductase, translating to MAGEYLTSLTPEHKKFLEELFKDGVSFDPKVLRVYASDASLLTGTVLAMVRPQNAGQLCEFMRWADAERVAVHPRGRGTSLSGGCVPTVPGIVVSMLGMDKIIEISKEDFVAVVEPGVNTAQFQAECEKLGMFYPPDPASGKATSVGGNVITCAGGLRAVKYGVTRDYVLGVEAVLPGGELVKFGRRTHKDVIGLDLGRLFVGSEGTLGIITKLIVKLLPKPEASASVLVGYPSLDAALASMGKVFAAGILPCAVEFMNETVLEILTKTGEVPWPDSVKSLLLFQVDGSKDSVPLENARLARQLDDALWRMEGVGKEEEDKLWAYRRRVSAASYVLGPDRIGGDMAVPRGSILKAVRRFEEIAASNGKRLIGFGHAGDGNIHANLHYDASDPDDARRTQKTHHELDAAALEFGGSLSGEHGGGCLKDVGRQLGQKEHALMQRLRRVFDPNGILNPGKGY from the coding sequence ATGGCAGGGGAATACCTAACTTCGCTCACCCCTGAGCATAAGAAGTTTCTTGAAGAGTTGTTCAAGGACGGCGTGTCGTTCGACCCCAAGGTGCTGCGCGTATACGCCTCTGACGCCAGTCTGCTTACGGGCACGGTGCTGGCCATGGTGCGCCCCCAAAACGCCGGACAACTGTGCGAGTTTATGCGCTGGGCCGATGCCGAGCGCGTGGCCGTGCACCCGCGCGGGCGCGGTACCAGCCTCTCCGGCGGCTGCGTGCCTACGGTTCCCGGTATTGTTGTTTCCATGCTGGGGATGGATAAAATAATCGAGATAAGCAAGGAAGACTTTGTGGCCGTGGTGGAACCGGGCGTGAACACGGCCCAGTTTCAGGCCGAGTGCGAAAAGCTGGGCATGTTTTACCCGCCTGACCCGGCCAGCGGCAAGGCGACCAGCGTGGGCGGCAATGTCATAACCTGCGCCGGAGGCCTGCGCGCCGTGAAGTACGGCGTCACGCGCGATTATGTGCTTGGCGTCGAGGCCGTCTTGCCCGGCGGCGAGCTGGTGAAATTTGGCAGACGCACCCACAAGGACGTGATAGGCCTTGACCTTGGGCGGCTGTTTGTGGGCAGCGAGGGCACGCTTGGCATCATCACCAAGCTTATCGTCAAGCTGTTGCCCAAGCCCGAGGCTTCTGCCTCGGTACTGGTGGGCTACCCGTCGCTGGATGCGGCTCTGGCTTCCATGGGCAAGGTTTTTGCCGCAGGCATTTTGCCTTGCGCCGTGGAATTCATGAACGAAACCGTGCTGGAAATCCTTACCAAGACCGGCGAGGTGCCGTGGCCCGACAGCGTAAAATCGCTGCTGCTGTTTCAGGTGGACGGCAGCAAGGACTCCGTGCCGCTTGAAAACGCCCGCCTTGCCCGACAGCTGGACGATGCCCTGTGGCGCATGGAAGGCGTGGGCAAGGAAGAGGAAGACAAGCTGTGGGCCTACCGGCGCAGGGTATCGGCCGCATCGTACGTGCTTGGACCGGACCGCATCGGCGGCGACATGGCCGTGCCGCGCGGCTCCATACTCAAGGCCGTACGCCGATTTGAAGAAATTGCGGCCAGCAACGGCAAGCGTCTTATCGGTTTTGGGCATGCGGGCGACGGCAACATCCACGCCAACCTGCACTACGACGCCTCCGACCCCGACGATGCCCGGCGCACGCAAAAAACCCACCACGAGCTTGACGCGGCGGCCCTGGAGTTTGGCGGCAGCCTTTCCGGCGAGCACGGCGGCGGCTGTCTGAAGGATGTGGGCAGGCAGCTGGGGCAAAAGGAGCACGCCCTCATGCAGCGTCTGCGCCGTGTATTTGACCCCAACGGCATTCTTAATCCCGGCAAGGGGTACTGA
- a CDS encoding HD domain-containing phosphohydrolase — translation MKMQELDEQTVAGRYRLKKAAVAAVSLTLLAVAAAVAYGLCTLQLKNVTQDILNNQREVQQSWVDKSLESIRAWHASVVEQARLVSSAEMFRLFAVDVRNLGADGQARLSAPDAMDNGDESLRNMAEQMGYMQDLLRDFTRSKSWVSARIVSPAGSPYVAQKDDAPLGDAQAALVARAVTCKTVVFGPARLLGDAMVMDLADPMYEVLGRGENAPVAVLFATIPMDGVLAGFLALRQDQYGGYLTCILQHAGNRTEAVLLRDGKAVLEPVRSLPLAEGLVFKRRRALVEGGEAYSLGSYTKSLGWLVTLEAPADLVDAVVEGQAWQVYGLGILGSLGTALLLAFIWASLVSRSHRATARHFQHLYAVIRQQKIMLDSVNASLQVGLMLMDKNGRLQMCNPAFSQMAGRDEAELADAPVGDVLPPDAAARLMDGMAQVTGSGKEDSIEISIPQPGDIRLFRVTLFPFEEGDTPGTAGRGGCVGIFQDITEFRRRAEAARERQANSIAALVRAIESVDVNLIGHSLKMEHVADLLSGSMSLPDKDRETLRLAARLSQVGKIFVPRELLTKKGKLTPAEQAEVMRAPEYAFRILRDMQFNLPVPEAVFQMGERMDGTGLPQHLAGENIHLNARILAVVNAFCAMVSPRSYRAGMQPAEAVALLMQDKGFDNEIVVALSHVSPAALQQAIAMADAASKKSAQPAGTAAPAPADSAAAG, via the coding sequence ATGAAAATGCAGGAACTTGACGAGCAGACCGTTGCCGGGCGCTATCGCCTCAAAAAGGCGGCTGTGGCGGCTGTGAGCCTGACGCTGCTGGCTGTGGCCGCAGCCGTTGCGTATGGTCTGTGCACCTTGCAGCTGAAAAACGTCACGCAGGATATTTTGAACAACCAGCGCGAAGTGCAGCAGTCATGGGTGGACAAGTCGCTGGAGTCCATACGCGCATGGCACGCCTCTGTTGTCGAGCAGGCGCGGCTTGTAAGCAGCGCCGAAATGTTCCGCCTGTTCGCGGTGGATGTGCGCAATCTGGGCGCGGACGGGCAGGCGCGGCTTTCCGCGCCTGACGCCATGGACAACGGCGACGAGTCGCTGCGCAACATGGCGGAGCAGATGGGCTACATGCAGGATCTGCTGCGCGACTTTACCCGTAGTAAAAGCTGGGTTTCCGCCAGAATAGTTTCGCCTGCCGGCAGCCCCTATGTGGCGCAAAAGGATGATGCGCCTCTGGGCGACGCTCAGGCGGCCCTTGTGGCGCGGGCCGTCACGTGCAAGACCGTTGTTTTTGGCCCTGCGCGCCTTCTTGGCGACGCCATGGTCATGGATTTGGCCGACCCCATGTACGAGGTGCTGGGGCGCGGCGAAAACGCCCCTGTCGCCGTGCTTTTTGCCACCATTCCCATGGATGGCGTGCTGGCGGGGTTTCTTGCCCTGCGGCAAGACCAGTATGGCGGGTATTTGACCTGCATATTGCAACACGCGGGCAACCGCACCGAGGCCGTGCTGCTGCGCGATGGCAAAGCCGTTCTGGAACCTGTGCGGTCGTTACCGCTGGCCGAAGGCCTTGTTTTTAAACGCAGGCGGGCACTGGTGGAGGGCGGCGAGGCCTATTCGCTTGGCAGCTATACCAAAAGCCTTGGCTGGCTTGTAACCCTTGAGGCCCCGGCCGATCTGGTTGACGCGGTTGTGGAAGGTCAGGCCTGGCAGGTATATGGGCTCGGCATTTTGGGCAGCCTTGGCACGGCGCTTCTGCTGGCCTTTATCTGGGCTTCGCTGGTGAGCCGTTCGCACAGGGCGACGGCGCGACATTTTCAGCACTTATATGCGGTCATCCGCCAGCAAAAGATCATGCTCGACAGCGTGAACGCATCGCTGCAGGTCGGGCTTATGCTGATGGACAAAAATGGCCGCCTGCAGATGTGCAACCCCGCCTTCAGCCAGATGGCAGGCAGGGACGAAGCCGAGCTCGCGGATGCGCCGGTGGGCGACGTGTTGCCGCCAGATGCCGCCGCCCGCCTTATGGACGGCATGGCCCAGGTCACCGGCAGCGGCAAGGAGGACAGCATAGAAATTTCCATTCCGCAGCCTGGTGATATACGCCTTTTCCGCGTGACGCTGTTTCCTTTTGAAGAGGGCGACACCCCTGGCACGGCAGGCCGGGGCGGTTGCGTGGGCATTTTTCAGGATATTACGGAGTTTCGCCGTCGCGCCGAGGCCGCGCGCGAGCGGCAGGCCAACAGCATCGCCGCCCTTGTGCGGGCTATCGAAAGCGTGGATGTGAACCTGATCGGCCACTCCCTGAAGATGGAGCATGTGGCCGACCTGCTTTCCGGCTCCATGAGCCTGCCCGACAAGGACAGGGAAACCCTGCGCCTTGCCGCCCGTCTTTCGCAGGTGGGCAAGATTTTTGTGCCGCGCGAGCTGCTCACCAAAAAGGGCAAACTCACGCCCGCTGAGCAGGCCGAAGTCATGCGTGCGCCGGAATACGCCTTCCGCATCCTGCGTGACATGCAGTTTAACCTTCCCGTGCCGGAAGCCGTGTTCCAGATGGGCGAACGCATGGACGGCACCGGCCTGCCCCAGCATCTGGCTGGCGAAAACATTCATCTCAATGCCCGCATCCTGGCAGTTGTCAACGCTTTTTGCGCCATGGTCAGCCCGCGCTCATACCGCGCGGGCATGCAGCCGGCAGAAGCCGTTGCCCTGCTGATGCAGGACAAGGGCTTCGACAACGAAATTGTGGTTGCGCTGTCGCATGTTTCCCCTGCCGCGCTGCAGCAGGCCATAGCAATGGCCGATGCCGCCAGCAAAAAGTCCGCCCAACCCGCAGGTACAGCAGCGCCCGCGCCTGCGGATTCTGCCGCAGCGGGCTAG
- a CDS encoding SLC13 family permease, giving the protein MANRFEEYGKKYGTVVAVAVALLVWLLPTPDGMNITQHKLLSIFSGAVVLWITLSVSVATSSFIIVSLLYFWVGNAEGTVKNGLLVHNAGFSLSGFSSPALWLLITGFVISIAMTETGMARRVALHLMRLFGKKPGGAILSPMIANLLVAPLTPSNTARTAAMLPIVEGVAQAYRVEPGKSNFGKALFIANTFASNITAGGFLTATIPNPVAIGMMITAMGGAAVATSWGFWALAALPTTLIVLVGSQYVVRWIFPPEMKDIPGGLDYIEKELAAMGPTTGREKKAMLYFLLALVLWSTDMWHHFNSTMVAFVVSTLILVPGIGVLSWKDAQKSIPWELFVYFGGVITLSDVLMKTKAFEWVIKSGLTAMGLTQVNMLPLMIGLMGFTIFSHVIWSTTTAMAGVMIPIYIGLAQTFGFPIAGFVLPQAILMGYALFLPFNTMGNIIMFGAGYYTVSEQLKAAFAVGIFAWLAWAATALVWFPVIGLI; this is encoded by the coding sequence ATGGCCAACAGATTTGAGGAGTATGGTAAGAAATACGGCACGGTGGTGGCGGTTGCGGTGGCCCTGTTGGTGTGGCTGCTGCCCACGCCCGATGGCATGAATATAACGCAGCACAAGCTGCTGAGCATATTTTCCGGCGCGGTGGTGCTGTGGATCACCCTGAGTGTCTCGGTGGCGACGAGCAGCTTTATCATTGTCTCCCTGCTGTATTTCTGGGTGGGCAATGCCGAGGGAACCGTCAAAAATGGCCTACTGGTGCATAATGCCGGGTTTTCGCTGTCGGGCTTTTCCTCTCCCGCCCTGTGGCTGCTTATTACCGGCTTTGTCATTTCCATTGCCATGACCGAAACGGGCATGGCCCGTCGCGTGGCCCTGCACCTTATGCGGCTGTTTGGCAAAAAACCGGGCGGGGCCATCCTATCGCCCATGATCGCCAACCTGCTTGTTGCGCCGCTCACGCCGTCAAACACCGCCCGCACGGCAGCCATGCTGCCCATTGTGGAGGGTGTCGCCCAGGCCTACCGCGTCGAGCCAGGCAAAAGCAACTTTGGCAAGGCGCTGTTTATTGCCAACACCTTTGCCTCCAACATCACGGCAGGCGGCTTTTTAACGGCGACCATACCCAACCCTGTGGCCATCGGCATGATGATTACGGCCATGGGCGGCGCTGCCGTGGCCACCTCATGGGGCTTCTGGGCGCTGGCGGCCCTGCCCACCACCCTGATTGTGCTTGTGGGCAGCCAGTATGTGGTGCGCTGGATATTTCCGCCCGAGATGAAGGACATCCCCGGCGGCCTCGACTACATAGAAAAAGAACTGGCGGCCATGGGCCCCACCACCGGGCGCGAAAAAAAGGCCATGCTCTACTTTTTGCTGGCCCTTGTGCTGTGGTCGACGGACATGTGGCACCACTTCAACTCCACCATGGTGGCCTTTGTGGTCAGCACGCTCATTCTTGTGCCCGGTATTGGGGTGCTCTCGTGGAAGGACGCGCAAAAGTCCATACCGTGGGAGCTCTTTGTGTACTTTGGCGGGGTCATTACCCTGAGCGACGTGCTCATGAAGACCAAGGCCTTTGAATGGGTCATCAAGAGCGGCCTCACCGCCATGGGCCTCACGCAAGTCAACATGCTGCCGCTCATGATCGGCCTCATGGGCTTTACCATTTTCAGTCACGTCATCTGGTCCACTACCACGGCCATGGCTGGCGTCATGATACCCATCTACATCGGCCTTGCGCAGACCTTTGGCTTTCCCATTGCAGGCTTTGTGCTGCCGCAGGCCATCCTGATGGGGTATGCGCTGTTTTTGCCCTTTAACACCATGGGCAACATCATCATGTTTGGCGCGGGCTACTACACGGTCAGCGAGCAGCTCAAGGCAGCCTTTGCCGTGGGCATATTTGCCTGGCTGGCCTGGGCTGCTACGGCTCTGGTGTGGTTTCCCGTTATCGGTCTTATTTAA
- a CDS encoding (Fe-S)-binding protein has protein sequence MKRGCTQCGECLNVCPVYALYKREEYSPKGKRLLLEAIDPEFGGNPDSSMPWDDIRTLARLCAGCERCQRACARKLSTCDLLAEARSRNPHWTQAVWDLWIRRVGPLWPMAGKIAMLAPDAVIPGVLRSSVDTARALVDLPPCDPWVALRPRQKVNGVKVALFSGCTAKNARPRWISKARQLLQGWGYDLVDTADFACCGGTLHHAGQLGALAEVRERNLELWRKAGKPLMASFCASCKHSLDGYTAVMSAEEGKEWKQKCVGLSSLLVEPQATATGHAPAVVGYHQPCHWGLADPDLPLLKSWLPGLQKGTALCCGMGGILKMSNPDLSADMARKCMEGFAPEVRHIVTGCSGCVMQLASVAGQNRQVRHWLDVVTLEEDR, from the coding sequence ATGAAACGCGGATGCACGCAATGCGGCGAATGCCTGAACGTGTGCCCTGTGTACGCGCTCTATAAACGTGAGGAATATTCCCCCAAGGGCAAGCGGCTGCTGCTGGAGGCCATTGACCCCGAATTTGGCGGCAACCCCGATTCTTCCATGCCCTGGGACGACATACGCACGCTGGCGCGTCTGTGCGCCGGGTGCGAACGCTGCCAGCGGGCCTGCGCCCGCAAGCTCTCCACCTGCGATCTGCTGGCCGAGGCCCGGTCGCGTAATCCGCACTGGACGCAGGCAGTTTGGGATTTGTGGATACGCCGTGTTGGCCCCCTGTGGCCCATGGCTGGCAAAATCGCCATGCTTGCCCCTGACGCGGTCATACCCGGCGTGCTGCGCTCGTCGGTCGATACCGCCCGCGCCCTGGTTGACCTGCCGCCCTGCGACCCATGGGTGGCGCTGCGGCCACGGCAAAAGGTCAACGGCGTCAAGGTGGCCCTGTTTAGCGGCTGCACGGCAAAAAACGCCCGTCCCCGCTGGATATCCAAGGCCCGTCAACTGCTTCAGGGCTGGGGATACGATCTTGTGGACACTGCTGATTTTGCCTGCTGCGGCGGCACGTTGCACCATGCCGGGCAGCTGGGTGCGCTGGCCGAGGTGCGCGAGCGCAATCTTGAACTCTGGCGCAAGGCGGGCAAACCCCTGATGGCGAGCTTTTGCGCCTCGTGCAAGCACAGCCTTGACGGCTATACAGCCGTTATGTCGGCGGAAGAAGGCAAGGAATGGAAGCAGAAATGCGTAGGGCTTTCGTCTTTGCTTGTGGAGCCGCAGGCAACGGCTACGGGCCATGCCCCGGCGGTTGTTGGCTACCATCAGCCCTGTCACTGGGGCCTGGCCGACCCTGACCTGCCGCTGCTCAAAAGCTGGTTGCCCGGCCTGCAAAAGGGAACCGCCCTGTGCTGCGGCATGGGCGGCATACTGAAAATGAGCAACCCGGACCTGTCCGCAGACATGGCCCGTAAATGTATGGAAGGCTTTGCGCCTGAGGTCAGGCACATAGTCACCGGCTGCAGCGGCTGCGTGATGCAGCTGGCGTCGGTGGCGGGACAAAACAGGCAGGTGCGTCACTGGCTTGATGTGGTAACACTGGAGGAAGATCGGTAG
- a CDS encoding transglutaminase-like cysteine peptidase, which yields MLKLRSPKFIITAALAGCMAALLAYLLCWTHGWNPAWAEAVNPQAPVIAGNADTGNAAVPESPAVSFDSARGDATLNRVERGNAEQNGAGDENSAGVEPQPGQPSGQTDASAGQQPAQPSDQQRGQPADHTAEQAPSYLAQDHEQNLAPDVAADGAPNQPANHASGQPHDAASAPDASTAGQQAGQKAAQPAIPQPDQTGGSKAAPAAPSASTAQAATAHDPKIQLFGTVEFKRPLSTLPGWLDLLKRNRMDPVFVPGKVFKKSVTWDNFKSKAPVNNKMELLRYVNSFWNTWPYVEDIVNWRQEDYWEIPAEFLKKSGDCEDYSIIKYFTLKELGIAPENMRIVVVRDTIRNFAHAVLVVYLNDDAFVLDNLSNSVLSHTKVRQYSPQYSVNEFGRWAHLKGRKIE from the coding sequence ATGCTCAAACTTCGGTCCCCCAAATTTATCATTACTGCCGCTCTTGCTGGGTGCATGGCGGCCCTGTTGGCGTATCTGCTGTGCTGGACGCACGGCTGGAATCCCGCCTGGGCAGAGGCCGTAAACCCGCAGGCTCCGGTAATTGCAGGCAATGCGGATACAGGCAATGCCGCAGTACCCGAGTCCCCGGCTGTTTCTTTTGACTCGGCCAGGGGCGACGCGACCCTGAACAGGGTTGAAAGGGGGAATGCGGAACAAAACGGCGCAGGTGATGAAAATAGCGCCGGCGTTGAGCCGCAGCCCGGCCAGCCGTCTGGCCAGACGGACGCGTCCGCCGGGCAGCAGCCTGCACAACCCTCTGATCAGCAGAGGGGCCAACCCGCCGATCATACAGCGGAACAGGCGCCATCATATCTAGCGCAAGACCATGAGCAGAACCTTGCGCCAGACGTAGCCGCAGACGGCGCGCCAAATCAGCCAGCCAATCATGCCAGCGGGCAACCCCATGATGCGGCCAGTGCGCCCGACGCCTCCACCGCCGGGCAACAGGCGGGGCAAAAAGCCGCGCAACCCGCGATACCCCAGCCCGACCAGACAGGCGGCAGCAAGGCCGCGCCCGCCGCACCCTCTGCGTCAACCGCGCAGGCTGCCACAGCGCACGACCCAAAGATACAGCTTTTTGGCACAGTTGAATTCAAACGTCCGCTGTCCACCTTGCCGGGCTGGCTTGATCTGCTCAAACGCAATAGGATGGACCCTGTCTTTGTGCCCGGAAAGGTCTTCAAAAAAAGCGTCACCTGGGACAATTTTAAGTCCAAGGCTCCGGTAAACAACAAGATGGAGTTGCTGCGCTATGTCAATTCATTCTGGAATACCTGGCCGTATGTGGAAGACATCGTCAACTGGCGACAGGAAGACTATTGGGAAATTCCCGCCGAATTTCTGAAAAAATCCGGCGACTGTGAAGATTATTCCATCATCAAGTATTTTACTCTCAAGGAATTGGGCATTGCGCCCGAAAACATGCGTATTGTGGTTGTACGCGACACCATCCGCAACTTTGCCCACGCCGTCCTGGTCGTGTACCTGAACGACGACGCTTTTGTGCTTGATAATCTGAGTAATTCTGTGCTGTCGCATACCAAGGTGCGGCAATACAGCCCCCAGTATTCGGTCAATGAATTTGGTCGCTGGGCCCATCTGAAGGGCCGCAAAATAGAGTAG